The genomic DNA acacacacacacacactgagccatgcaacccacacacacactgagccatgaaacccacacacactgagccatgaaacccacacacacacacacacactgagccatgcaacacacacactgagccatgcaacacacacacacactgagccatgcaacacacacacacactgagccatgcaacccacacactgagccatgcaacccacacacacacacactgagccatgcaacccacacacactgagccatgaaacccacacacacacacacacacacacactgagccatgcaacccacacacacacactgagccatgcaacccacacacactgagccatgcaacccacacatacacactgagccatgcaacccacacatacacactgagccatgcaacccacacacacacacacacacacacacacactgagccatgcaacccacacacacactgagccatgaaacccacacacacactgagccatgaaacccacacacacacacactgagccatgcaacacacacacactgagccatgcaacacacacacacacacacacactgagccatgcaacacacacacacactgagccatgcaacacacacactgagccatgcaacacacacacagagccatgcaacacacacacacacacacacacacacacacacacacacacacacacacacacacacacacacacacacaaagagccatgcaacacacacacagagccatgcaacacacacacacacacacacacacacacacacacacacacacacacacacacacacacacactgagccatgcaacctaCACACACTGAGCGATGCAacccacacactgagccatgcaacccacacacacacacactgagccatgcaacccacacactgagccatgcaacccacacacacacacacactgagccatgaaacccacacacacacacacacacacactgagccatgcaacccacacacacacactgagccatgcaacccacacacactgagccatgcaacccacacatacacactgagccatgcaacccacacatacacactgagccatgcaacccacacacacacacacacacacacacacacacacacacactgagccatgcaacccacacacacactgagccatgaaacccacacacacactgagccatgaaaccacacacacacacacactgagccatgcaacacacacacacacacacacactgagccatgcaacacacacacactgagccatgcaacccacacactgagccatgcaacccacacacacacacactgagccatgcaacccacacacactgagccatgaaacccacacacacacacacacacacacactgagccatgcaacccacacacacacactgagccatgcaacccacacacactgagccatgcaacccacacatacacactgagccatgcaacccacacacacacacacactgagccatgcaacccacacacacactgagccatgaaacccacacacacactgagccatgaaacccacacacacactgagccatgaaacccacacacacacacactgagccatgcaacacacacactgagccatgcaacacacacacacactgagccatgcaacacacacacacactgagccatgcaacacacacactgagccatgcaacacacacacagagccatgcaacacacacagagccatgcaacacacacacagagccatgcaacacacacacacacacacacacacacacacacacacacacacacacacacacacacacacacaaagagccatgcaacacacacacagagccatgcaacacacacacacacacacacacacacacacacacacacacacacacacagagccatgcaacacacacacacacagagccatgcaacacacacacacacacacacacacacactgagccatgcaaaccacacacactgagccatgcaaaccacacacacacactgagccatgcaaaccacacacacacactgagccatgcaaaccacacacactgagccatgcaaaccacacacacacactgagccatgcaacccacacacacacactgagccatgcaacccacacacacactgagccatgcaacacacacacactgagccatgcaacacacacacacactgagccatgcaacacacacacacactgagccatgcaacacacacacacactgagccatgcaacacacacacacacacacactgagccatgcaacacacacacacactgagccatgcaacacacacactgagccatgcaacacacacactgagccatgcaacccccacacacacacacactgagccatgcaacccacacacactgagccatgcaaccacacacacactgagccatgcaacccacacacactgagccatgcaacccacacacactgagccatgcaacccacacacacacactgagccatgcaacccacacccacacacacacacactgagccatgcaacccacacacacacagtgagccatgcaacccacacacacacagtgagccatgcaacccacacacactgagccatgcaacccacacacacacacactgagccatgcaacccacacacacagtgagccatgcaacccacacacacacacacaccagtgagccatgcaacccacacacacacacacacagtgagccatgcaacccacacacacacacacacacactgagccatgcaacacacagaggcatgcaaaccacacacacacactgagccatgcaaaccacacacactgagccatgcaaaccacacacactgagccatgcaaaccacacacactgagccatgcaaaccacacacacactgagccatgtaaaccacacacacacacacacacacacacacacacacacacacacacacacacacacacacacacacacacacacacacacacacacacacacacgcaaaccacacacacacactgagccatgcaaaccacacacacactgaaccatgCAAACCACACTGAGCcatacaaaccacacacacactgagccatgcaaaccacacacacacacacacacactgagccatgcaaaccacacacacacacacacacacccacacactgagccatgcaaaccacacacacacacactgagccatgcaaaccacacacacacacactgagccatgcaaaccacacacacacacacacacactgagccatgcaaaccacacacacacacacactgagccatgcaaaccacacacacacacacacacacacacacacactgagccatgcaaaccacacacacacacactgagccacgcacacacacactgagccacgcaaaccacacacacacacacacacacactgagccacgcacccaacacacactgagccacgcaacccacacacacactgagccacgcaacccacacacacactgagccacataacccacacacactgagccacgcaacccacacacactgagccatgcaacccacacacacactgagccatgcaacccacataCACACTGAGCCACGCACCCAACACAAACTGAGCCACGCAACCAACACAAACTGAGCCACGCAACCCACACatacactgagccatgcaacccacataCACACTGAGCCACGCACCCAACACAAACTGAGCCACGCAACCTACACATACCGAGCCACGCAacccacacacagagccatgaaacccacacacacacacacactgaaccatgaaacccccacacacacacacacacggagccgtgcaacccacacacactgagccatgcaacccacacacactgagccatgcaacccacacacactgagccatgaaacccacacacacactgagccatgcaacagacacacacacacactgagccatgcaacccacacacacacacacactgagccatgcaacacacacacacacacacacacacactgagccatgcaacccacacacacacacacacacactgagccatgcaacccacacacacacacactgagccatgcatcccacacacacacacactgagccatgcaacccacacacacacacactgagccatgcaacccacacacacacacactgagccatgcaacccacacacagacacatacacacacacacacacacacactgagccatgcaacccacacacacactgagccatgcaacccacacacacacacactgagccatgcaacccacacacacacactgagccatgcaacccacacacacacactgagccatgcaacccacacacactgagccatgcaacccacacacactgagccatgcaacccacacacactgagccatgcaacccatacacactgagccatgcaactcacacacacacacacactgagccatgcaacccacacacacacacactgagccatgcaacacacacacacacacacacacacacacacacacacacacacacacacacacacacacacacactgagccatgcaacacacacacacacactgagccatgcaaaccacacacacacactgagccatgcaaaccacacacacactgagccatgcaaaccacacacacactgagccatgcaacacacacacacacacacacacactgagccatgcaacccacacacacactgagccatgcaacccccccacacacacacacacacacacactgagccatgcaacacacacacacacacacacacacacacacacacacacacacacactgagccatgcaacacacacacactgagacatgcaacacacacacacactgagccatgcaacacacacacacacactgagccatgcaacacacacacacacacacacactgagccatgcaacccccccacacacacacacacacacacactgagccatgcaacacacacacacacacacacacacacacacacacacacacactgagccatgcaaaccacacacacacactgagccatgcaaaccacacacacactgaaccatgCAAACCACACTGAGCcatacaaaccacacacacactgagccatgcaaaccacacacacacacacactgagccatgcaaaaccacacacacacactgagccatgcaaaccacacacacacacaaaccacacacacacactgagccatgcaaaccacacacacacacacacacacacacacactgagccatgcaaacacacacacacacacacacacactgagccatgcaaaccacacacacacacacactgagccacgcacacacacactgagccacgcaaaccacacacacacacacacacacactgagccacgcaaaccacacacacacacacactgagccacgcacccaacacacactgagccacgcaacccacacacacactgagccacgcaacccacacacacactgagccacataacccacacacacacatgagccacgcaaccacacacactgagccatgcaacccacacacacactgagccatgcaacccacataCACACTGAGCCACGCACCCAACACAAACTGAGCCACGCAACCAACACAAACTGAGCCACGCAACCCACACatacactgagccatgcaacccacataCACACTGAGCCACGCACCACGCACCCAACACAAACTGAGCCACGCAACCTACACATACCGAGCCACGCAacccacacacagagccatgaaacccacacacacacacacacacacggagccgtgcaacccacacacactgagccatgcaacccacacacactgagccatgcaacccacacacactgagccatgaaacccacacacacacactgagccatgcaacagacacacacacacactgagccatgcaacccacacacacactgagccatgcaacacacacacacacacacacacacacacacacacacacacacacactgagccatgcaacccacacacacacacacacacacactgagccatgcaacccacacacacacacactgagccatgcatcccacacacacacacactgagccatgcaacccacacacacacacactgagccatgcaacccacacacacacacactgagccatgcaacccacacacagacacatacacacacacacacacacactgagccatgcaacccacacacacacactgagccatgcaacccacacacacacacactgagccatgcaactcacacacacacacacactgagccatgcaacccacacacacacacacagagccatgcaacacacacacacacacacacacacacacacacacacacacacacacacacacacacacagagccatgcaacacacacacacacactgagccatgcaaaccacacacacacactgagccatgcaaaccacacacacactgagccatgcaaaccacacacacactgagccatgcaacacacacacacacacacacactgagccatgcaacccacacacacactgagccatgcaacccccccacacacacacacactgagccatgcaacacacacacacacacacacacacactgagccatgcaacacacacacacacacacacacacacacacacacacacacacacacacacacacacacacacacacacacacacacacgcacacacacgcacacacactgagccatgcaacacacacacacacacacacacacacacacactgagccatgcaacacacacacac from Oncorhynchus keta strain PuntledgeMale-10-30-2019 chromosome 10, Oket_V2, whole genome shotgun sequence includes the following:
- the LOC127932147 gene encoding fibropellin-1-like — protein: MAQCVCVWDAWLSVCVCGLHGSVCVCVCVWVAWLSVCVCVCVCVCVCVCVAWLSVCVGCMAQCVCVSVAWLSVCVWVSWLSVCGLHGSVCVGCMAQCVWVARLRVCVCVCGFHGSVCGLRGSVCVGCVAQFVLGAWLSVYVGCMAQCMCGLRGSVCVGCVAQFVLGAWLSVYVGCMAQCVCGLHGSVCVGCVAQCVWVMWLSVCVGCVAQCVCGLRGSVCVGCVAQCVCVCVCGLRGSVCVCVAQCVCVWFAWLSVCVCVCVCVWFAWLSVCVCVVCMAQCVCVCVWFAWLSVCVCGLHGSVCVCVVCMAQCVGVCVCVCGLHGSVCVCVCVVCMAQCVCGLYGSVWFAWFSVCVVCMAQCVCVVCVCVCVCVCVCVCVCVCVCVCVCVCVCVCVCGLHGSVCVWFAWLSVCGLHGSVCVVCMAQCVWFAWLSVCVWFACLCVLHGSVCVCVCVGCMAHCVCVCVGCMAHWCVCVCGLHGSLCVWVAWLSVCVCGLHGSVCVGCMAHCVCVGCMAHCVCVGCMAQCVCVWVWVAWLSVCVWVAWLSVCGLHGSVCVGCMAQCVCGCMAQCVWVAWLSVCVCGGCMAQCVCCMAQCVCCMAQCVCVLHGSVCVCVCVAWLSVCVCCMAQCVCVLHGSVCVCVAWLSVCVLHGSVCVWVAWLSVCVWVAWLSVCVWFAWLSVCGLHGSVCVCGLHGSVCVCGLHGSVCVVCMAQCVCVCVCVCCMALCVCVLHGSVCVCVCVCVCVCVCVCCMALCVCCMALCVCVCVCVCVCVCVCVCVCVCCMALCVCCMALCVLHGSVCVLHGSVCVLHGSVCVCVAWLSVCVCCMAQCVCCMAQCVCVWVSWLSVCVGFMAQCVCGFHGSVCVWVAWLSVCVCVGCMAQCVCVGCMAQCVWVAWLSVCVWVAWLSVCVCVCVWVSWLSVCGLHGSVCVCVGCMAQCVGCMAQCVCVAWLSVCVCVCVAWLSVCVCVVSWLSVCVGFMAQCVCGLHGSVCVCVCVCVCVCVGCMAQCVCVGCMAQCVCVGCMAQCVWVAWLSVCVWVAWLSVCVCVCVGFMAQCVCVCGLHGSVCGLHGSVCVCVGCMAQCVGCIAQCV